In one Sphingomonas sp. S1-29 genomic region, the following are encoded:
- a CDS encoding methyltransferase, which produces MKDGWREGFIARRNRVLASPRFQRFAARSWLTRRVARGKASALFDLVAGFVYSQTLSAFLEAGMLDRLAAGPVSLDALAARADLPAEATARLLRAAATLDLVEPLAGDRWVLGGAGAALLGNRGIVEMVAHHRLLYADLADPLALLRKGGGGALGGYWHYAGASGEGDAAEVAGYSALMAASQPLVADQVIDSYRFAEHRRILDVGGGEGAFALQLARRVAGPALAMFDLPAVAARATARFEAAGVADRIAAHGGDFIAGPLPNGHDCITLIRILHDHDDAPALQLLRNIHAALPPGGVLVIGEPMADAPGAKRMGDAYFGWYLLAMGSGRPRTAAEIISMAKTAGFLAARSVSTALPLTTGMVVARR; this is translated from the coding sequence ATGAAAGACGGTTGGCGCGAGGGCTTTATCGCCCGGCGCAACCGCGTGCTGGCGAGCCCACGATTCCAGCGCTTCGCGGCGCGATCCTGGCTCACCCGACGGGTCGCGCGCGGCAAGGCGAGCGCCTTGTTCGATCTGGTCGCAGGGTTCGTCTATTCGCAGACTCTGTCGGCGTTTCTCGAGGCCGGGATGCTCGATCGCCTAGCGGCGGGACCGGTATCGCTCGACGCATTGGCGGCGCGCGCTGACCTGCCGGCCGAGGCCACTGCGCGCCTGCTCCGCGCCGCCGCGACGCTCGATCTGGTCGAGCCGCTGGCGGGCGATCGATGGGTATTAGGCGGCGCGGGAGCGGCGTTGCTCGGGAATCGCGGGATCGTCGAAATGGTTGCGCATCATCGGCTGCTCTATGCCGATCTCGCCGACCCGCTGGCGCTGCTGCGCAAGGGCGGCGGCGGGGCGCTCGGCGGCTACTGGCATTATGCCGGCGCTTCGGGCGAGGGGGATGCTGCCGAGGTTGCGGGCTATTCGGCGCTGATGGCAGCGTCGCAGCCGCTGGTCGCCGATCAAGTGATCGATTCCTACCGATTCGCGGAGCACCGCCGCATCCTCGATGTCGGTGGCGGCGAGGGGGCGTTCGCGCTCCAGTTGGCGCGGCGGGTGGCGGGGCCGGCGCTGGCGATGTTCGACCTGCCTGCGGTGGCGGCGCGCGCCACCGCCCGCTTCGAGGCGGCGGGCGTGGCCGATCGGATCGCGGCGCATGGCGGCGACTTCATCGCCGGGCCGCTGCCGAACGGGCATGACTGCATCACCCTGATTCGCATCCTGCACGACCATGACGACGCGCCAGCGCTGCAATTGCTGCGCAACATTCACGCAGCGCTTCCCCCTGGCGGGGTGCTGGTGATCGGCGAACCGATGGCCGATGCGCCGGGCGCCAAGCGGATGGGGGATGCCTATTTCGGCTGGTATCTGCTGGCGATGGGGTCGGGGCGCCCGCGGACCGCGGCGGAGATCATATCTATGGCAAAAACCGCGGGATTCTTGGCCGCGCGATCAGTTTCGACCGCGCTGCCGCTGACCACGGGCATGGTTGTCGCGCGGCGCTGA
- the bchC gene encoding chlorophyll synthesis pathway protein BchC, translating into MKALAVILEAPESLSLRPVSLLPMGHGDLTVEIAWSGVSTGTEKLLWTGRMPPFPGLGYPLVPGYESVGRVIDAGRDVRGRIGEWVFVPGATCYADARGLFGGSARRVILPSARAMPVAESLGRNGTLLALAATAHHVVVGGNAPDLIVGHGVLGRLIARIAIALAADAPTVWEVNPDRRDADDYKVIDPAADERRDYRVICDASGEGELLDSLIGRLGRGGEIVLAGFYDRLSFAFPSAFMREARLRISAEFKPADVTAVTELIEAGLLSLDGLISHVEPAARAAEAYPIAFTDPACRKMVLDWSAL; encoded by the coding sequence ATGAAGGCGCTGGCAGTGATATTGGAGGCGCCCGAAAGCCTCTCATTGCGCCCGGTTTCGCTGTTGCCGATGGGGCATGGCGACCTCACCGTCGAAATCGCCTGGAGCGGGGTCAGCACCGGTACCGAGAAATTGCTGTGGACGGGGCGGATGCCGCCTTTCCCGGGTCTCGGTTACCCCTTGGTGCCGGGCTATGAGTCGGTCGGCCGGGTGATCGATGCCGGGCGCGACGTTCGCGGCCGGATCGGCGAATGGGTCTTCGTCCCCGGCGCGACTTGCTATGCCGATGCGCGCGGCCTGTTCGGCGGCAGCGCGCGGCGGGTCATCCTTCCCTCGGCGCGCGCGATGCCCGTCGCCGAATCGCTCGGTCGCAACGGCACCTTGCTGGCGCTCGCCGCCACCGCGCATCATGTCGTCGTCGGCGGCAACGCCCCCGACCTGATCGTCGGGCACGGCGTGCTCGGTCGACTGATCGCGCGGATTGCCATCGCGCTCGCTGCCGATGCTCCCACGGTGTGGGAGGTCAATCCCGATCGCCGCGATGCCGATGACTATAAGGTGATCGATCCCGCCGCCGACGAGCGCCGCGACTATCGCGTGATTTGCGACGCTAGTGGCGAGGGCGAACTGCTCGATTCGCTGATCGGCCGGCTAGGCCGCGGCGGTGAGATCGTGCTGGCGGGCTTCTACGACCGGCTGTCCTTTGCTTTCCCCAGCGCCTTTATGCGCGAAGCACGGCTGCGGATCTCGGCCGAGTTCAAGCCCGCCGACGTTACCGCGGTCACCGAATTGATCGAGGCGGGGCTGCTCTCGCTCGACGGGCTGATCAGCCATGTCGAGCCGGCCGCGCGCGCCGCCGAAGCCTATCCAATCGCTTTCACCGATCCCGCGTGCCGCAAGATGGTGCTCGACTGGAGTGCGTTATGA
- a CDS encoding chlorophyllide a reductase iron protein subunit X — protein sequence MTMFDVGVLREEASHEPDPVPTGPVTKETQIIAIYGKGGSGKSFALANLSYMMAQQGKRVLLIGCDPKSDTTSLLFGGKSTPTIIETSSAKKLAGEEIGIEDVCFQRDGVFAMELGGPEVGRGCGGRGIIHGFETLEKLGFHEWGFDYVLLDFLGDVVCGGFGLPIARDMCQKVIVVASNDLQSLYVANNVCKAVEYFRKMGGNVGVAGMIINKDDGTGEAQAFAEAIGIPTLCSIPANEDIRRKSANYQIIGTPESEWGSLFADLAANVASAPPVQPRPLDQDGLLGLFKPEDTGGNYTLRPATQADMRGKPFVTKPSLEVVYDAV from the coding sequence ATGACCATGTTCGATGTTGGCGTGTTGCGCGAAGAAGCAAGCCATGAGCCCGATCCCGTTCCAACGGGGCCGGTGACCAAGGAAACGCAGATCATCGCGATCTATGGCAAGGGCGGATCGGGCAAGTCGTTCGCATTGGCCAACCTAAGCTATATGATGGCGCAGCAGGGCAAGCGCGTGCTGCTGATCGGCTGCGATCCCAAATCGGACACGACAAGCCTGTTGTTCGGCGGCAAATCGACCCCGACGATCATCGAGACGTCGAGCGCCAAGAAGCTGGCGGGCGAGGAAATCGGCATCGAGGATGTCTGTTTCCAGCGCGACGGCGTGTTCGCGATGGAATTGGGCGGCCCCGAGGTCGGGCGCGGTTGCGGCGGGCGCGGGATCATCCACGGGTTCGAAACGCTCGAGAAGCTGGGCTTCCATGAATGGGGCTTTGATTACGTCCTGCTCGATTTCCTGGGTGACGTGGTGTGCGGGGGCTTTGGCCTGCCGATCGCGCGCGACATGTGCCAAAAGGTGATCGTCGTCGCGTCGAACGACCTGCAGTCGCTCTATGTCGCCAACAACGTCTGCAAGGCAGTCGAATATTTCCGCAAGATGGGCGGCAATGTCGGCGTCGCGGGCATGATCATCAACAAGGATGACGGCACCGGCGAGGCGCAGGCGTTCGCCGAGGCGATCGGTATCCCCACGCTGTGCTCGATCCCCGCGAACGAGGACATTCGCCGCAAATCGGCGAATTATCAGATCATCGGCACGCCCGAGAGCGAATGGGGTTCGCTGTTCGCCGATCTCGCCGCCAACGTCGCAAGCGCCCCGCCGGTCCAGCCGCGCCCGCTCGACCAGGACGGGCTGCTGGGGCTGTTCAAGCCCGAGGATACCGGGGGCAACTATACGCTGAGGCCCGCGACGCAGGCCGATATGCGGGGCAAGCCGTTCGTGACCAAGCCGAGCCTTGAGGTCGTGTACGATGCGGTCTGA